One Phycisphaerae bacterium RAS2 DNA window includes the following coding sequences:
- a CDS encoding Acetyltransferase (GNAT) family protein, whose translation MCDLIPYDRRYGDGVIAVVRAVHDEYGFSWDEAGYHRDLYEVDRAYLRAGGAFWVLVDGPRVIGCVGVTVHDAANPAHDPQGDVAAERPAGFRYCELHRLYLDSAYRGRKLGRKMLDAALDFGRAHGCTRMIAWSDVKLPHAHRMYLDAGFEQCGSRICDDPDKATEYGFWKEPL comes from the coding sequence ATGTGCGATCTGATTCCCTACGACCGCCGATACGGCGACGGCGTGATTGCCGTCGTGCGGGCTGTGCACGATGAATACGGCTTTTCGTGGGACGAGGCCGGGTATCACCGCGACTTGTACGAAGTCGATCGCGCGTATCTCCGCGCGGGCGGGGCCTTCTGGGTGCTGGTCGACGGGCCGCGGGTGATCGGCTGCGTCGGCGTGACGGTGCACGATGCCGCCAACCCGGCACATGATCCGCAGGGCGACGTGGCGGCCGAGCGACCGGCGGGCTTTCGCTATTGCGAGCTGCATCGGCTGTATCTGGACAGTGCGTACCGCGGCCGAAAGTTGGGGCGGAAGATGCTCGACGCGGCGCTGGATTTCGGCCGGGCGCACGGCTGCACGCGCATGATCGCGTGGAGCGATGTGAAGCTGCCGCATGCGCACCGGATGTACCTCGACGCGGGGTTTGAGCAGTGCGGCTCACGGATCTGCGATGACCCGGACAAGGCGACGGAGTATGGCTTCTGGAAGGAGCCGTTGTAG
- a CDS encoding VanZ like family protein: MASASIEFRALRSWVFLSTALVIAGVLVCTLWPMPYHRRPPAASFLDGYRYFSWRLSNPRDMLNNLLLFIPVGAALWASAALVVRRGLALPIAATLGALLSVAIEWTQVFVPGRFPGVSDVCMNSIGSAAGALAAMVAVAAARTVLHRVGSQESVLGGRWTVRELYSFRAATVRERRETIPN; the protein is encoded by the coding sequence GTGGCGAGTGCATCGATTGAGTTCAGAGCTCTGCGGAGTTGGGTCTTTCTTTCGACGGCCTTGGTCATCGCCGGCGTACTGGTCTGCACGCTCTGGCCGATGCCCTATCACCGCCGACCGCCGGCGGCGTCTTTCCTAGACGGATATCGATATTTCAGTTGGCGCCTGTCGAACCCGCGAGACATGCTGAACAACCTGCTGCTGTTCATTCCCGTGGGGGCGGCGCTGTGGGCGTCGGCGGCACTGGTCGTTCGTCGCGGATTGGCTCTGCCGATTGCCGCAACGCTGGGCGCGCTATTGAGCGTCGCCATCGAATGGACGCAGGTGTTCGTGCCGGGCCGCTTTCCCGGTGTGAGCGACGTGTGCATGAACAGCATCGGTTCGGCCGCGGGCGCCTTGGCGGCGATGGTTGCCGTTGCAGCGGCGCGCACGGTCCTGCATCGCGTCGGGAGTCAGGAGTCGGTGCTCGGCGGGCGATGGACAGTAAGGGAACTGTATTCTTTCCGAGCCGCGACCGTCAGGGAGCGCCGAGAAACGATTCCAAATTGA
- a CDS encoding translocation protein TolB, with the protein MRMRDLTVCILCVAAAAGCGPSGYELLVDATPEAQWDDAESKILTNVRQLTDEKMNIGDSGEAYFSPDGRRIIFQSYPPGESEYQMYTLELTEQFTAKRDTIRRVSPPGGACTCGFFRPDGVGILYASSYLNPSLPNPNFYHRTGSNYTWNMPGGMDILTADLNGDNPRQLTTTVGYDAEGSYSHDGKQIVFTSDRGGNPDLYVMNADGSGVRQLTNKPGYDGGPFFSPDGKRVIFRADRLQDDHLQLFVINADGSGERQLTAHSTVVNWAPFWHPNGQSIVFTTSLHGHRNYEAYLLNIETGRQQRVTHRARFDGLPVFNADGSKMMWTSQRGPSGRSQVFVADFKLPEGF; encoded by the coding sequence ATGCGAATGCGTGACTTGACCGTTTGTATTCTTTGCGTCGCGGCGGCAGCCGGGTGCGGCCCGTCGGGTTACGAGCTTCTCGTCGATGCGACGCCGGAGGCGCAGTGGGATGATGCCGAGTCGAAGATTCTCACGAATGTCCGGCAGCTTACCGACGAGAAAATGAACATCGGCGACTCGGGCGAGGCCTATTTTTCGCCCGACGGCCGGCGAATCATTTTTCAATCGTATCCGCCCGGTGAGAGCGAGTACCAGATGTACACGCTCGAATTGACGGAGCAATTCACCGCGAAGCGCGACACGATCCGGCGCGTTAGCCCGCCCGGCGGGGCCTGCACCTGCGGCTTCTTTCGACCCGACGGCGTTGGCATCCTCTACGCGTCGAGTTATCTCAATCCTTCGCTGCCGAATCCGAACTTCTACCACCGCACCGGCAGCAACTACACCTGGAACATGCCCGGCGGCATGGACATCCTTACGGCCGATCTGAACGGCGACAACCCCCGGCAACTCACGACGACCGTCGGCTACGACGCCGAAGGCTCCTACTCTCACGACGGCAAGCAGATCGTGTTCACGTCGGATCGCGGCGGCAATCCCGACCTGTATGTGATGAACGCCGACGGCTCGGGCGTGCGCCAACTGACGAACAAGCCCGGCTACGACGGCGGGCCGTTCTTCTCGCCCGACGGCAAGCGCGTGATCTTCCGCGCCGACCGCCTCCAGGACGATCATCTGCAATTGTTCGTGATCAACGCCGACGGCAGCGGCGAGCGGCAACTCACCGCGCACAGCACCGTCGTCAACTGGGCGCCGTTCTGGCATCCCAATGGCCAGTCGATTGTTTTCACGACCAGCCTGCACGGGCATCGCAATTACGAGGCGTATCTGCTTAATATCGAGACGGGGCGACAGCAGCGCGTGACCCATCGGGCGCGATTCGATGGATTGCCGGTCTTCAATGCCGATGGCTCAAAGATGATGTGGACTAGCCAGCGCGGCCCGAGCGGTCGCAGCCAGGTCTTCGTGGCGGATTTCAAGCTGCCCGAGGGATTCTGA
- the prfA_1 gene encoding Peptide chain release factor 1, protein MTRSHRNAILAANDLQLLAQCEVDTYRASGPGGQKRNKTSSAVRLRHLETGQIVIAEESRSQHENKARALRRLRLALALYARCELSTDNATETVRQFVTSAGRIEISARNDQYPLVVADVLDLVAHAGGQVREAAQHLGITTSQLSRFLTSDGKILNAVNDLRKAAHLPPLKPSAD, encoded by the coding sequence ATGACACGCTCACACCGAAACGCAATTCTCGCAGCGAACGACCTCCAATTGCTCGCCCAGTGCGAGGTTGATACCTACCGAGCAAGCGGCCCCGGAGGCCAGAAGCGAAACAAGACCAGCTCCGCCGTCAGATTGCGCCACCTCGAAACCGGTCAAATCGTTATCGCCGAGGAAAGCCGCTCTCAACACGAGAACAAAGCTCGTGCCCTGCGAAGGTTACGGCTCGCGCTGGCCCTTTACGCGCGGTGCGAATTATCGACCGATAACGCGACGGAGACTGTCCGCCAGTTCGTTACGAGCGCCGGACGCATCGAAATCAGCGCACGAAACGACCAATACCCGCTTGTTGTCGCCGATGTGCTCGATCTTGTGGCGCATGCCGGCGGACAAGTGCGCGAAGCTGCCCAGCACCTAGGGATTACAACCAGCCAGTTGTCGCGGTTTCTGACCTCGGACGGGAAAATCCTGAACGCCGTGAACGATCTGCGAAAGGCAGCTCATCTCCCGCCGTTGAAACCCTCCGCGGACTGA
- the blaI_1 gene encoding Penicillinase repressor, producing MARKKSSNAKGTLPPAELDVLACIWKLGPTTARQIRQMMLKYRPMAHGSVVTLLTRLEHKNYVTREKGPVGKAFIYKTKDKAEVVHKKLVKDMLTRVFNGNVNAMISTVRSAAR from the coding sequence ATGGCTAGGAAGAAATCATCGAACGCAAAGGGAACGTTGCCGCCGGCCGAGCTGGACGTGCTGGCCTGCATCTGGAAGCTGGGCCCGACCACGGCGCGCCAGATTCGCCAGATGATGCTCAAGTATCGCCCGATGGCGCACGGATCGGTCGTGACGCTCCTCACGCGCCTCGAGCACAAGAACTACGTCACCCGCGAGAAGGGCCCCGTCGGCAAGGCCTTCATCTACAAGACCAAGGACAAGGCCGAGGTCGTCCACAAGAAGCTCGTCAAGGACATGCTGACCCGCGTCTTCAACGGCAACGTGAACGCGATGATCAGCACCGTTCGCAGCGCCGCCCGCTAA
- the mshA_1 gene encoding D-inositol 3-phosphate glycosyltransferase, which produces MSQRSLDILQISTADRLGGAERIALNLHRAYRSAGAGATLAVGRRYTDEPNVMEIRHDVAGSMWRRSMWRVHHAMQPYYGRSSIARRLARSSHQLAAPQGKRDEAEGLENFDYPGIWNLLNRLPALPDVIQLHNLHGGYFDLRALPMLSSRARLVLTLHDAWLLAGHCAHSLGCERWQTGCGACPDLSIYPAIRRDATAENWRRKRDTFSRCTLYLATPSRWLMRQVERSMLWPAVAEARVIPNGVDTDVFAPGDRVAAREALDLPRDAHVLLFAGLGATTNRFKDVATLRAAAERLVAMLASHDTQRSEPSTRPIRLIVLGERNALDPIAGATIQCVPPEHEPSRVALWYRAADVYVHAAHADTFPNTVLEAQACGTPVVATAVGGLVEQIESLTVLPGITGSPVERATGLLSPPGDADAMARGIKKLLTDDALRRRLAVNCVKQVASRYRLADQAQRYLDWFDSLAAGPGHHATRSLGAIARRHQARSPA; this is translated from the coding sequence ATGAGCCAAAGGTCGCTCGACATCCTTCAGATCAGCACGGCCGATCGGCTCGGCGGGGCGGAGCGCATCGCGCTCAACCTTCATCGTGCTTATCGCTCGGCCGGAGCCGGCGCCACGTTGGCCGTGGGCCGGCGTTACACCGATGAGCCGAATGTGATGGAGATCCGGCACGATGTCGCCGGTTCGATGTGGCGCCGCTCGATGTGGCGGGTCCATCACGCGATGCAACCGTACTATGGGCGATCCTCCATCGCGCGGCGACTGGCACGCTCGTCGCACCAACTGGCCGCGCCGCAGGGAAAGCGCGACGAGGCCGAAGGGCTGGAGAACTTCGACTACCCGGGAATCTGGAATCTCCTGAATCGCCTGCCCGCGCTGCCGGATGTCATCCAACTGCACAATCTGCACGGCGGGTACTTCGACCTTCGTGCGCTGCCGATGCTTTCCTCGCGCGCGAGGCTTGTGCTCACCTTGCACGATGCGTGGCTGCTGGCCGGGCACTGCGCGCATTCGCTGGGGTGCGAGCGCTGGCAGACCGGTTGCGGCGCCTGCCCCGATCTTTCGATTTACCCCGCGATCCGCCGCGACGCGACAGCCGAGAACTGGCGGCGCAAGCGTGACACTTTCTCGCGGTGCACGCTGTACCTCGCGACGCCGTCGCGCTGGTTGATGCGACAGGTCGAGCGGTCAATGTTGTGGCCGGCGGTCGCAGAGGCGCGGGTCATTCCGAACGGCGTGGATACCGACGTGTTTGCTCCCGGTGATCGCGTCGCCGCGCGCGAGGCGCTGGACCTCCCGCGCGATGCGCACGTCCTGCTCTTTGCCGGACTCGGCGCAACGACCAATCGTTTCAAAGATGTGGCAACGCTTCGTGCGGCGGCCGAAAGACTCGTCGCGATGCTCGCGTCGCACGATACGCAGAGGTCCGAGCCATCGACGCGACCGATTCGGCTCATCGTGCTGGGCGAGCGAAACGCCCTCGACCCGATCGCGGGCGCCACGATTCAATGCGTCCCGCCGGAGCACGAGCCCAGTCGCGTAGCGCTTTGGTACCGCGCGGCTGACGTGTACGTTCATGCGGCGCACGCCGACACGTTTCCCAATACGGTGCTGGAGGCGCAGGCCTGCGGGACACCGGTCGTCGCGACCGCAGTCGGGGGCCTTGTTGAACAAATCGAGTCGCTGACAGTCCTGCCCGGAATCACGGGCAGCCCGGTGGAGCGCGCGACCGGATTGCTTTCGCCGCCGGGAGACGCCGATGCGATGGCGCGGGGAATAAAAAAACTGCTAACCGACGACGCGCTTCGCCGCCGGTTAGCAGTCAATTGCGTGAAACAAGTTGCCTCGCGTTACCGGCTGGCCGACCAGGCCCAAAGGTACCTGGACTGGTTCGACTCGCTGGCTGCGGGGCCTGGGCACCACGCGACACGCTCGCTCGGAGCGATCGCGCGCCGGCATCAGGCGAGATCCCCTGCCTGA
- a CDS encoding Polysaccharide deacetylase, producing the protein MAVVLLYHRVAELAADPQLLAVTPQRFDEQLHALRRIARVVPLGELVRGVREGIVPDRAVAITFDDGYADNLTHAAPLLQKHDAPATVFVTARGERVRHEFWWDDLERLLLHDAPLPTELSLHVDGHEHAWSLPDINQLPRFDSAWNVLCDRPPRPRKALYLFLSKLLRPLCEVRRRAVLQSLATWANLPVDGRPSHATLTDAQLLQLSSDGLVEIGAHTVTHPVLANLSRDEQRFELEESRRRLEAVIGRPVTSLAYPFGCRMDFNDVTVDLAREAGYEFACANSGREPSSHSLLTTASNLHRLPRAIVRNVGGDELARQLAHVLEQSPADPARGNARAEARPGTLHGAKPARIESPCAAS; encoded by the coding sequence ATGGCTGTCGTGCTGCTTTATCACCGCGTGGCGGAGCTGGCGGCCGACCCGCAACTGCTCGCCGTGACGCCGCAGCGATTTGACGAGCAGCTGCATGCGCTGCGCCGCATCGCGCGAGTCGTCCCGTTGGGCGAGTTGGTTCGCGGCGTTCGAGAGGGAATCGTCCCCGATCGTGCCGTGGCGATCACGTTTGACGATGGATATGCCGACAACCTGACACACGCCGCGCCGCTGCTGCAGAAGCACGATGCGCCCGCGACGGTTTTTGTGACCGCGCGCGGCGAGCGCGTACGGCACGAGTTCTGGTGGGACGATCTCGAGCGCCTGCTGTTGCATGATGCACCGCTGCCCACCGAGCTGTCGCTTCACGTTGACGGACACGAACACGCCTGGTCGCTGCCTGATATCAATCAGTTGCCCCGTTTCGATTCGGCGTGGAATGTCCTGTGTGACCGGCCGCCGCGACCGCGCAAGGCGCTCTATCTGTTCCTGTCGAAATTGCTCCGACCACTCTGTGAAGTGCGCCGCCGGGCGGTACTTCAGTCACTCGCGACATGGGCCAACCTGCCGGTCGACGGCCGGCCGAGCCATGCGACGCTGACCGATGCGCAGCTTCTTCAGTTATCCTCCGATGGACTGGTCGAAATCGGCGCGCACACGGTGACCCATCCCGTGCTTGCGAATCTGTCGCGTGACGAGCAGCGATTCGAACTGGAGGAAAGTCGCCGGCGACTGGAAGCCGTGATCGGCCGCCCGGTGACGTCGCTCGCTTATCCATTTGGCTGCCGGATGGATTTCAACGATGTAACGGTCGATCTGGCCCGCGAGGCGGGCTACGAATTCGCGTGTGCGAACTCGGGGCGCGAGCCGTCATCCCACTCGCTGTTAACAACCGCGAGCAATTTGCACCGGTTGCCGCGGGCGATTGTGAGAAATGTCGGCGGCGATGAACTCGCACGGCAACTGGCCCATGTCTTGGAACAGTCTCCAGCCGACCCGGCGCGCGGCAACGCCCGTGCCGAGGCACGCCCAGGCACTCTGCACGGTGCGAAGCCCGCGCGCATTGAATCGCCCTGCGCTGCGTCATGA
- the noeI gene encoding 2-O-methyltransferase NoeI — MSFSNVAAELNRLRRASARPPERAGGRAAWPDKPLIRATPDSESSSRNDATHVLKYDGFTIHYADRPSLDTQLKDILGQRIYDFTPRRPDPFIIDGGASIGVATLAWKRAIPAARVLCFEPDQDALALLRRNLAANGHADVTIVEAGLSDHDGTATFQSDGADGGRMSPDPAARPTSGNVAITTTRLSRYIDGPVDLLKLNVEGQELPVLREMEAASKLQHVERIILEYHGWPGSPQGLGQILDMLARQGFRYLVHDFDRATNPATKPPFRLRPAPWFCLVYAERTHAPARDASVQFGDLRRVAPISRVFGLDRGTPIDRYYIEQFLASQAGDIRGTVLEVADDAYTRRFGGERVTQRETLFAPPGHRRATYIADLGAPRALPADAFDCMILTQTLHCIYDIQTAVKNCLRALRPGGVLLATLPGISQISRYDMDRWGDFWRLTTASARRLIGDAFGPTRVQVAAHGNALTATAFLHGLCTEELDPFELDHVDPDYELLITVRAEKGA, encoded by the coding sequence ATGTCATTTTCAAACGTGGCCGCCGAACTGAATCGACTTCGCAGGGCCAGCGCCCGGCCTCCCGAGCGCGCTGGCGGCCGCGCTGCGTGGCCTGACAAGCCGCTCATCCGCGCGACGCCGGATTCGGAATCGAGCAGCCGAAACGACGCGACGCACGTACTCAAATACGACGGGTTCACGATCCACTACGCCGACCGCCCCTCGCTCGATACGCAGTTGAAGGACATCCTGGGGCAACGAATCTACGACTTCACGCCCCGCAGGCCCGACCCCTTCATCATCGACGGCGGCGCGTCGATCGGCGTGGCAACGCTTGCGTGGAAGCGCGCCATTCCCGCGGCGCGCGTTCTCTGCTTCGAGCCGGACCAAGACGCGCTGGCCCTCCTTCGGCGGAACCTCGCGGCCAATGGCCACGCTGATGTCACGATCGTCGAAGCCGGGTTGTCGGATCACGACGGCACGGCGACGTTTCAATCGGATGGCGCCGACGGCGGCCGCATGTCGCCTGACCCGGCAGCGCGACCGACCTCCGGCAACGTCGCGATCACAACGACGCGATTGAGCCGCTACATCGACGGGCCGGTGGATCTGCTCAAGCTGAACGTGGAGGGTCAGGAGCTGCCCGTGCTGCGCGAGATGGAGGCGGCGTCGAAACTGCAGCACGTCGAACGCATCATTCTCGAGTATCACGGCTGGCCCGGATCGCCGCAGGGACTGGGGCAGATTCTCGACATGTTGGCGCGGCAGGGCTTTCGCTATCTCGTCCACGACTTTGACCGGGCGACCAATCCCGCCACGAAGCCGCCGTTTCGCCTTCGCCCTGCGCCGTGGTTCTGCCTCGTGTACGCCGAGCGAACACATGCACCGGCACGTGACGCGAGCGTGCAATTCGGCGATCTGCGACGCGTCGCGCCGATCAGCCGCGTCTTCGGTCTGGATCGCGGCACGCCGATCGATCGCTACTACATTGAACAATTCCTCGCGTCGCAGGCAGGGGACATTCGCGGCACCGTGCTGGAAGTCGCCGACGATGCGTACACGCGGCGCTTCGGCGGCGAACGGGTCACGCAGCGAGAGACTCTCTTCGCCCCGCCCGGCCATCGCCGTGCGACGTACATCGCCGACCTCGGCGCCCCGCGGGCGCTGCCGGCCGATGCGTTCGACTGCATGATCCTGACGCAAACGCTGCACTGCATTTATGACATTCAGACCGCCGTCAAGAACTGTCTCCGTGCCCTGCGGCCCGGCGGTGTTCTGCTCGCCACCCTGCCCGGCATCAGCCAGATCAGTCGCTACGACATGGACCGCTGGGGCGATTTTTGGCGGCTCACGACCGCCTCGGCCCGGCGCCTCATTGGCGACGCCTTCGGCCCAACGCGCGTGCAGGTCGCCGCACACGGCAACGCCCTCACCGCGACGGCCTTTCTGCACGGCCTGTGCACCGAGGAACTTGACCCGTTTGAACTCGATCACGTCGATCCTGACTACGAGCTGCTCATCACCGTTCGCGCGGAGAAAGGCGCCTGA
- a CDS encoding Sulfotransferase domain protein — MTTYQTMIRDGGLGLAVQPTILIYALWRSGTHWLSEMVSDLTGLPSFYHAEEGAPYADETLEQINQHRENTVLIRHLCASPDRLLRHTEALNIPVILLFRDPRDVIASQVNMRKHREGYRPGLPPFPDMPLDEILDWELANHGDVYHRLLPRWAGAAHPMLLTVRYEDLLSDVQRELARVAVFLNLDVSLNEIRRVAARHVLPGLMPATGTVRAGESARRGAIGDYRHQFTLAQQRRLTDALLETLVKLGYECGPSAADAG; from the coding sequence GTGACGACCTACCAGACGATGATTCGCGATGGCGGCCTGGGCCTGGCTGTGCAGCCCACGATCCTGATCTACGCGCTGTGGCGTTCGGGCACGCACTGGTTAAGCGAGATGGTGTCCGACCTGACCGGATTGCCGAGTTTTTATCACGCCGAAGAGGGCGCGCCTTACGCCGATGAGACGCTGGAGCAGATCAACCAGCATCGCGAGAACACGGTGCTGATCCGCCATCTCTGCGCCTCGCCGGACCGGCTGTTGCGACACACCGAGGCGCTGAACATCCCCGTCATCCTGCTTTTTCGCGACCCGCGTGACGTGATTGCGTCACAGGTCAACATGCGAAAGCACCGCGAGGGCTATCGGCCGGGGCTGCCGCCCTTTCCCGACATGCCGCTCGACGAGATCCTGGACTGGGAACTGGCGAATCACGGCGACGTGTACCATCGCCTGCTGCCGCGCTGGGCCGGCGCCGCGCACCCGATGCTGCTGACCGTGCGGTATGAAGACCTCTTGAGCGACGTGCAGCGCGAACTGGCGCGCGTCGCGGTGTTTCTGAACCTGGATGTCTCGTTGAACGAGATTCGCCGCGTCGCCGCGCGGCACGTCCTGCCGGGCCTGATGCCGGCCACCGGCACGGTTCGCGCCGGCGAATCGGCTCGTCGCGGCGCGATCGGCGACTATCGCCATCAATTCACGCTCGCGCAGCAGCGGCGGCTGACCGACGCGCTGCTTGAGACGCTTGTAAAACTGGGCTACGAATGCGGGCCGAGTGCTGCCGACGCAGGTTGA
- a CDS encoding Capsule polysaccharide biosynthesis protein has translation MSLNDLHTVRELRRKQSHLFDATPPAIPHARRVLLYSMDPWQIGVFEQFLHLAMQRRGHQPVSVYYDGLLPLCAWENAQVAAPSAEVIARRFEFMYDCFDIAARGISGYLDGTVARHRAESIVEATADRDLTSLMHEGIAVGRIARRDLTQYTLGLFDPQTGDDWSMLRRHLVHAIMSVDLARAVLAAERPDLVVLVNGKSVMYSYMFEVCRAAGVQVTTWEEGVYFNTGIILATNARAIDFPVDDAVWQAARQKPLSPAESSAVDDYFARWRGQAATTYTYYDAEERDIGRIRAALDLSPSAVVTSIYTNIVWDTNALDKDDAFENMMDWVFVTIDDVARQPNGVLIVRAHPGETRLPFQTRTTVRALIEQRYGGIPAHVRVVDGASQFSSYEIARHSRRCAVYTSTLGIEFALMGLQPLVCGLPYYARKGFTNDVTSREQYARWLLTDSAPQGSDPVLLRRFMHLVLFRLVKRPEFFDGIHHSPQQPRIRIDSFEGWPESMPVFNRIVDDILAGGSFIHLDDAVTETGSASPQHSTKRRAPAPIRRAHPIAEGSVLTT, from the coding sequence ATGTCCTTGAACGATCTTCACACTGTGCGCGAGCTGCGACGCAAACAGTCGCATCTGTTCGACGCAACGCCGCCCGCGATTCCGCATGCGCGCCGCGTGCTGCTCTATTCGATGGACCCGTGGCAGATCGGCGTCTTTGAGCAGTTCCTGCATCTCGCGATGCAACGCCGCGGCCACCAGCCCGTCAGCGTCTATTACGACGGGCTTCTGCCGCTTTGCGCCTGGGAGAACGCGCAGGTTGCGGCCCCCTCCGCCGAGGTCATCGCACGCCGATTCGAATTCATGTACGACTGCTTCGATATCGCCGCGCGCGGGATCAGCGGGTATCTGGACGGCACCGTCGCGCGCCACCGTGCCGAATCCATCGTCGAGGCCACGGCGGACCGTGATCTAACCAGCCTGATGCACGAGGGAATCGCCGTCGGCCGCATCGCACGGCGCGACCTGACCCAATACACGCTCGGTCTGTTCGACCCGCAGACGGGCGACGACTGGTCGATGCTGCGCCGCCATCTCGTTCACGCGATCATGAGCGTGGACCTCGCGCGGGCCGTGCTGGCCGCCGAACGACCCGACCTCGTCGTCCTGGTGAACGGCAAGAGCGTGATGTACTCGTACATGTTTGAGGTGTGTCGCGCGGCCGGCGTGCAGGTGACGACGTGGGAGGAAGGCGTCTATTTCAACACGGGCATCATCCTCGCCACCAACGCGCGGGCGATTGATTTCCCCGTGGATGACGCCGTCTGGCAGGCGGCGCGGCAGAAGCCCTTGTCGCCGGCTGAATCCAGCGCGGTGGATGATTACTTCGCGCGGTGGCGCGGGCAGGCGGCCACGACCTACACGTACTACGACGCCGAGGAGCGCGACATCGGTCGCATTCGCGCGGCGCTGGATCTCTCGCCGTCCGCCGTCGTCACGTCCATCTACACGAACATCGTCTGGGACACCAACGCCCTCGACAAAGACGACGCATTTGAAAACATGATGGATTGGGTCTTTGTGACCATCGACGACGTCGCCCGGCAGCCCAACGGCGTTCTGATTGTCCGCGCGCACCCTGGTGAAACGCGGCTGCCGTTCCAAACCCGAACGACAGTCCGCGCGCTGATCGAGCAGCGGTACGGCGGCATTCCCGCGCACGTGCGGGTCGTCGACGGCGCGTCGCAGTTCAGCTCCTACGAAATCGCGCGGCACAGCCGACGGTGCGCCGTTTACACATCCACCCTCGGCATCGAGTTCGCTTTGATGGGGCTGCAACCGCTCGTCTGCGGACTGCCGTACTACGCGCGCAAGGGCTTCACCAACGACGTGACCAGCCGCGAGCAATACGCCCGCTGGCTTCTGACCGACTCCGCGCCGCAGGGCAGCGATCCGGTCCTGCTGCGCCGCTTCATGCACCTGGTGCTGTTCCGGCTCGTGAAGCGGCCGGAGTTCTTCGACGGCATTCACCACTCGCCGCAGCAACCGCGCATTCGAATCGATTCATTCGAAGGGTGGCCCGAGTCCATGCCGGTCTTCAACCGGATCGTGGATGACATCCTCGCGGGCGGCAGCTTCATTCATCTGGACGACGCAGTAACCGAAACAGGCAGCGCATCGCCGCAACACTCGACGAAGCGTCGCGCCCCCGCACCGATTCGCAGAGCTCACCCAATCGCCGAAGGAAGCGTGCTGACGACGTGA
- the neuA gene encoding CMP-N,N'-diacetyllegionaminic acid synthase: MMGKVLGLVTARGGSKGIPDKNIRPLTGKPLIAWTLEAAQESTGSGPGCLDRVVVSTDSEQMSDICRQYDADVPFCRPADLSRDESPHIDVVLHALEWLRRHESYVPEWVMLLQPTSPFRTVADIREAIELANSSGAPAVVSVCETHAHPYLARSLGADGTMAAFMPCPIGYARRQDLPAAYSLNGAIYLVRREILCNKKTFEPQGAIGYVMPPNRSHQIDTPWDLRLAEFIARDQIGADEEAYVGAASGVVEPPRRISEK; this comes from the coding sequence ATGATGGGAAAAGTTCTGGGGCTGGTGACGGCGCGGGGCGGATCGAAGGGCATTCCCGACAAGAACATTCGGCCGTTAACGGGCAAACCGCTGATCGCGTGGACGCTCGAGGCGGCGCAGGAGTCGACGGGGAGCGGCCCCGGCTGCCTGGATCGCGTGGTCGTCTCGACCGACAGCGAGCAAATGTCAGACATTTGTCGTCAATATGACGCGGACGTGCCGTTCTGCCGCCCTGCCGACCTGTCGCGCGACGAATCGCCGCACATCGATGTCGTGCTGCATGCCCTGGAGTGGCTGCGCCGGCACGAGAGTTACGTTCCGGAATGGGTCATGCTGCTCCAGCCGACCTCGCCGTTTCGAACGGTTGCGGACATTCGCGAGGCGATTGAACTGGCGAACTCGAGCGGCGCGCCGGCCGTCGTGAGCGTGTGCGAGACGCACGCGCACCCGTACCTGGCGCGGTCCCTCGGCGCCGATGGAACCATGGCGGCGTTCATGCCATGCCCGATCGGCTACGCGCGGCGACAGGACCTGCCGGCGGCTTATTCGCTGAACGGCGCGATCTACCTCGTGCGCCGCGAGATTCTGTGCAACAAGAAGACATTTGAACCGCAGGGCGCGATCGGCTACGTGATGCCGCCGAATCGGTCGCATCAGATCGATACACCGTGGGACCTGCGCCTTGCGGAGTTCATCGCGCGCGACCAGATCGGCGCCGACGAAGAGGCATACGTTGGTGCGGCGAGCGGCGTGGTCGAACCGCCGCGGAGAATCTCCGAAAAGTAA